A section of the Chryseobacterium ginsenosidimutans genome encodes:
- a CDS encoding glycoside hydrolase family 28 protein, producing the protein MKKYALFFFIVLISISISAQYKPWTSSQQPLNEIQSLKKQIKKPEFRKVDYLVTDFGAIGDGKTKNTEAFKKAIEKCNAEGGGRVVVPNGVFLTGAIYLKSNVNLHLSDGSTILFSQDSNDYPIVFTRWEGMECMNYSSLIYAYEEENIAITGKGTLDGNADLDNWWFWCGATKYGYNASRPGRQNPARAKLHEYMAQRKPARERIFGDGWYLRPNFVQPYKSKNFYMADVLVKNSPMWNLNPVLCENVLIERVKVISHGPNNDGFDPEACKNVWIKDSYFDTGDDCIAIKSGRDEDGRDIGKPAENHIIENCEMKDGHGGVVIGSEIAGGAKNIYAIGNVMDSKNLDRALRIKTSSSRGGIIENVFFYNTKVGAYKEAAVRFNMHYEKPGYHIPTIRNIWVENLTVDKGGKYAVFSDAYETSPVTDFTMINAKMTGVEIPYQVDYLKNVMLKNVTVNGKPLTELKP; encoded by the coding sequence GCCATTAAATGAGATTCAGTCTTTAAAAAAACAAATCAAAAAACCAGAATTCAGAAAAGTGGATTACTTGGTGACCGATTTCGGAGCTATTGGAGACGGAAAAACGAAAAACACAGAAGCTTTCAAAAAAGCAATCGAAAAGTGCAACGCAGAAGGTGGCGGAAGAGTTGTTGTTCCGAATGGCGTTTTCCTGACCGGAGCAATTTATTTAAAATCTAATGTCAATCTTCATTTGAGCGACGGTTCTACGATTTTATTCAGCCAGGACAGCAACGACTACCCTATCGTTTTCACACGTTGGGAAGGCATGGAATGTATGAATTATTCATCATTAATCTACGCTTACGAAGAAGAAAACATCGCCATTACCGGAAAAGGAACTTTAGATGGAAATGCAGATTTAGACAACTGGTGGTTTTGGTGTGGCGCTACAAAATATGGTTACAATGCATCGCGTCCGGGAAGACAAAATCCTGCCCGTGCGAAACTTCACGAATATATGGCGCAGAGAAAACCTGCAAGAGAAAGAATTTTCGGTGACGGATGGTATTTGAGACCGAATTTCGTTCAGCCTTACAAATCTAAAAACTTTTATATGGCAGACGTTTTGGTGAAAAATTCTCCAATGTGGAATCTAAATCCTGTTTTGTGTGAAAATGTTTTAATTGAAAGAGTAAAAGTAATCAGTCACGGACCAAATAACGATGGTTTCGACCCTGAAGCCTGTAAAAATGTCTGGATTAAAGATTCCTATTTTGATACAGGAGACGACTGTATTGCGATAAAATCTGGACGAGACGAAGACGGACGAGACATCGGAAAACCTGCTGAAAACCACATCATCGAAAACTGCGAAATGAAAGACGGTCACGGCGGTGTTGTGATCGGAAGCGAAATTGCAGGTGGAGCTAAAAACATTTATGCCATCGGAAACGTGATGGACAGTAAGAATCTTGACCGTGCTTTAAGAATTAAAACCAGCTCAAGCCGTGGCGGAATCATCGAAAATGTATTTTTCTACAACACAAAAGTCGGTGCTTACAAAGAAGCTGCCGTGCGTTTCAATATGCATTACGAAAAACCGGGGTATCATATTCCTACCATCAGAAATATTTGGGTTGAGAATTTAACCGTTGATAAAGGTGGGAAATATGCTGTATTTTCTGATGCCTACGAAACTTCTCCTGTAACGGATTTCACGATGATTAATGCTAAAATGACTGGTGTTGAAATTCCATATCAAGTAGATTATCTTAAAAATGTGATGTTGAAAAATGTAACCGTTAACGGAAAGCCATTAACCGAGTTAAAACCATAA